The proteins below come from a single Papaver somniferum cultivar HN1 chromosome 11, ASM357369v1, whole genome shotgun sequence genomic window:
- the LOC113320865 gene encoding xanthine dehydrogenase 1-like has translation MGSLKTDEDDLVISGSVDESKQEAIIYVNGVRRILPNGLAHFTLLEYLRDIGLTGTKLGCGEGGCGACTVMVSYFDQLSKKTVHSAVNACLTPLYSVEGMHVITVEGIGNRRQGLHPVQETMARSHGSQCGFCTPGFIMSMYALLRSNRGCPSEEQIEESLGGNLCRCTGYRPIIDAFRVFAKTDNILYVDNGKPCSSESPSGSEFICPSTGKPCSCGTKVINDDNCTPDSENCNSIYKPVSYNEIDGSSYREKEHIFPPELLLRKLKPLSLTGFGGIKWYRALRLQHVLDLKSKYPDAKFVIGNTEVGIEMKLKGLKYQALVSVAHVPELNNLNVKDDGLEIGAAIRLSDLHKFLKKVSAERACHETSACRAFVEQIKWFAGKQIRNVASVGGNICTASPISDLNPLWMAAGARFQVIDCSGNIRTVNAKDFFLGYRKVDLASNEILLSIFLPWTRQYEYVKEFKQAHRREDDIALVNAGMRVFLEKTTEGSWAVADASIVYGGVAPVSLSASKTEVLLTGKIWGQGLIQDALRELREDIVIKDGAPGGMVEFRRSLTLSFFFKFCLWVSHQMEGEQSFKETVPLSYLSAVQSFCRPFPTASQNYDITKLGTAVGLPEIHLSSRLQVTGDAEYVDDTATPPDCLHAALILSRKPHARIVSIDDSEAKSSPGFAGLFLAKDLPGGNTIGPVVHDEELFASEFVTCVGQLIGVVVADTHDNAKLAARKVHVEYEELPSVLSIKDALKSNSYHPNTERFLIKGDVDLCLKSGECDKIIEGEVHIGGQEHFYFETQGTLVWTLDGGNEVHMISSTQAIQKHQIYVSHVLGLPMSKVVCKTKRIGGGFGGKETRSAIIAAAASVPSYLLNRPVKLILDRDVDMMITGQRHSFLGKYYFLLKVGFTNEGRMLGLDLEIYNNAGNSLDLSLPILERAMFHSDNVYDIPNMRVRGRVCYTNMPSNTAFRGFGGPQGMLVAENWIQRVAVELKKSPEEIREINFQKEGYVLHYGQELQNFTVPRIWDELKSSCDFIEARKEADQFNLQNRWKKRGIAMIPTKFGISFTSKFMNQAGALVQVYTDGTVLVTHGGVEMGQGLHTKVAQIAASSFHLPLNSIFISETSTDKVPNSSPTAASASSDMYGAAVLDACEQIKARMEPIASRNKHNSFAELALACYFERIDLSAHGFYKTPDIGFDWNTGKGSPFSYFTYGAAFAEVEIDTLTGDFHTRTANIIMDLGHSINPAIDIGQIEGAFVQGLGWVALEELKWGDADHKWIPPGHLYTCGPGTYKLPSVNDIPLNFNVSLLKDAPNPKAIHSSKAVGEPPFFLATSVFFAIKDAITAARAEVGLNEWFPLDNPATPERIRMACADDLTKPFAGPDYRPKLSV, from the exons ATGGGATCGTTGAAAACTGATGAAGATGATTTAGTAATAAGTGGTAGTGTCGACGAGTCAAAACAGGAAGCAATTATTTATGTTAATGGTGTTCGTAGAATACTTCCCAATGGATTAGCTCACTTTACACTTCTTGAATATCTCAGAG ATATAGGTCTGACAGGAACCAAGCTTGGCTGTGGCGAAGGTGGTTGTGGGGCTTGTACAGTGATGGTTTCTTATTTTGATCAATTATCAAAGAAGACTGT ACACAGTGCAGTAAATGCATGCTTGACTCCTCTTTATTCTGTAGAAGGAATGCATGTCATTACTGTAGAGGGCATTGGGAACCGTCGACAAGGCTTGCACCCTGTCCAG GAGACAATGGCGCGCTCTCATGGATCACAATGTGGATTTTGTACTCCAGGTTTTATCATGTCCATGTATGCATTATTGAGGTCGAATCGGGGATGTCCCAGTGAAGAACAAATAGAGGAGAGCCTTGGTGGAAATTTATGTCGTTGCACAGGGTACAGGCCAATTATTGATGCATTTAGAGTCTTTGCTAAAACTGATAACATCTTGTACGTTGATAATGGAAAGCCTTGTTCTTCAGAAAGTCCTTCAGGGAGTGAATTTATTTGCCCCTCTACTGGGAAGCCATGTTCTTGTGGAACGAAGGTAATAAATGATGATAACTGTACGCCAGACTCTGAAAATTGTAACAGCATTTATAAGCCTGTTTCGTACAATGAGATAGATGGTAGCTCCTACCGGGAGAAAGAACATATTTTCCCTCCGGAGCTTCTACTGAGGAAATTAAAGCCGTTGAGTTTGACTGGATTTGGTGGGATTAAGTGGTATCGCGCCCTCAGACTCCAACATGTGTTGGATTTGAAGTCAAAATATCCTGATGCAAAGTTTGTAATTGGTAACACGGAAGTAGGAATTGAGATGAAGCTAAAGGGTCTCAAGTACCAGGCCTTAGTTTCTGTTGCTCATGTACCTGAGCTTAACAATTTAAATGTCAAGGATGACGGATTGGAGATTGGTGCTGCTATAAGGTTAAGTGATCTCCACAAGTTTCTTAAAAAGGTGTCTGCAGAACGTGCTTGTCATGAAACTTCGGCTTGTAGAGCTTTTGTTGAACAAATAAAATGGTTTGCTGGAAAACAAATTAGAAATGTTGCATCTGTTGGTGGAAATATCTGTACTGCTAGTCCAATATCAGATTTAAACCCACTATGGATGGCTGCTGGAGCAAGGTTTCAAGTGATTGACTGCAGTGGAAACATCAGAACAGTCAACGCAAAAGATTTCTTTTTAGGGTACCGCAAAGTAGATCTGGCTAGCAATGAGATTTTACTCTCGATTTTTTTACCATGGACTAGACAGTATGAGTATGTTAAAGAATTCAAGCAAGCTCATCGGAGGGAAGATGATATTGCCCTAGTAAATGCTGGAATGCGTGTTTTCCTCGAAAAGACTACTGAAGGTAGTTGGGCAGTTGCCGATGCCTCCATTGTTTATGGTGGGGTGGCTCCTGTTTCTCTAAGTGCATCGAAAACTGAAGTGCTACTTACTGGAAAAATTTGGGGTCAGGGTCTTATCCAAGATGCTCTGAGAGAACTGAGAGAAGACATTGTGATTAAAGATGGTGCACCTGGTGGAATGGTGGAATTCCGGAGATCATTAACATTAAGTTTCTTTTTCAAGTTTTGCCTGTGGGTTTCACATCAAATGGAGGGGGAACAATCCTTCAAGGAAACTGTACCATTGTCCTATCTGTCGGCCGTACAGTCTTTCTGCAGGCCATTTCCTACAGCAAGTCAGAATTATGATATAACGAAACTAGGCACCGCTGTGGGTTTACCTGAGATTCATCTCTCATCAAGACTCCAG GTAACTGGAGACGCTGAGTATGTGGACGATACAGCCACGCCTCCTGACTGTTTGCATGCTGCTTTAATCTTGAGCCGAAAGCCTCATGCTCGTATAGTCTCGATAGATGATTCAGAAGCCAAATCCTCTCCGGGGTTTGCAGGTTTATTTCTTGCTAAAGATCTACCCGGAGGTAATACAATCGGTCCAGTTGTTCATGATGAAGAACTCTTTGCTTCAGAGTTCGTTACTTGTGTCGGTCAG CTTATAGGGGTAGTTGTGGCTGATACGCATGACAATGCAAAATTAGCGGCACGGAAGGTCCATGTCGAGTATGAAGAGCTGCCTTCAGTTCTATCCATAAAGGATGCCCTAAAATCGAACAGTTATCATCCTAATACTGAAAGATTCTTGATAAAAGGGGATGTAGATCTCTGTCTTAAATCAGGTGAATGTGACAAAATTATAGAAGGTGAGGTTCATATTGGAGGTCAAGAGCATTTCTATTTCGAGACGCAGGGCACTTTGGTATGGACATTGGATGGTGGCAATGAAGTCCATATGATATCATCTACTCAA GCCATTCAGAAACACCAGATTTATGTTTCTCATGTTCTTGGACTTCCAATGTCAAAAGTTGTCTGCAAGACCAAGCGAATCGGTGGAGGGTTTGGTGGGAAGGAGACGAGGTCAGCCATCATTGCCGCTGCAGCTTCTGTACCGTCCTATCTTTTAAATCGACCAGTAAAACTTATATTAGACCGTGATGTAGACATGATGATAACTGGTCAACGTCATAGCTTCCTGGGAA AA TACTATTTTCTTTtgaaggttggattcacaaatgaAGGACGGATGCTGGGGTTAGACCTTGAGATCTATAACAATGCTGGAAATTCACTCGATTTGTCACTGCCAATCCTAGAACGCGCCATGTTTCATTCAGATAACGTCTATGACATACCAAACATGAGAGTTAGAGGAAGGGTCTGCTATACAAATATGCCAAGTAACACAGCTTTCCGGGGATTTGGTGGACCACAGGGAATGCTTGTTGCGGAAAACTGGATTCAACGAGTTGCCGTGGAACTCAAGAAAAGCCCTGAAGAGATTCGA GAAATTAATTTTCAGAAGGAAGGTTATGTTTTGCATTATGGTCAGGAACTTCAGAACTTTACAGTGCCCCGGATTTGGGATGAACTTAAATCATCGTGCGACTTCATAGAGGCTCGAAAGGAAGCTGATCAATTTAACCTTCAAAATCGCTGGAAGAAGCGTGGAATTGCCATGATTCCCACAAAGTTCGGTATCTCTTTCACATCGAAGTTCATGAACCAG GCAGGTGCTCTTGTGCAAGTCTATACTGATGGGACTGTTTTAGTGACGCATGGGGGTGTAGAGATGGGACAAGGTCTACACACAAAGGTTGCTCAAATTGCCGCTTCATCTTTCCATCTTCCGCTCAATTCTATATTTATTTCAGAAACAAGCACtgacaag GTCCCAAATTCATCACCAACGGCAGCTTCTGCAAGTTCAGATATGTATGGGGCAGCAGTTTTGGATGCCTGTGAGCAAATAAAAGCTCGGATGGAGCCTATTGCCTCTAGAAATAAGCATAATTCCTTTGCTGAG TTGGCATTGGCGTGTTACTTCGAACGCATAGATCTTTCTGCTCATGGATTTTACAAAACACCTGATATCGGTTTTGATTGGAACACTGGTAAAGGATCCCCTTTTAGTTATTTCACTTATGGAGCTGCATTTGCTGAGGTTGAGATAGATACATTAACTGGAGATTTCCACACAAGGACGGCCAATATTATTATGGATCTTGGACATTCCATCAACCCTGCCATCGACATTGGACAG ATTGAAGGTGCTTTTGTACAAGGCTTGGGTTGGGTTGCCTTGGAAGAGCTGAAATGGGGAGATGCAGATCACAAATGGATCCCACCTGGCCATCTCTACACCTGTGGCCCGGGAACTTACAAACTTCCTTCTGTGAATGATATTCCTCTCAATTTCAATGTTTCACTTCTGAAG GATGCTCCAAATCCGAAGGCAATACACTCATCTAAAGCTGTAGGGGAGCCTCCATTTTTCCTTGCCACCTCAGTGTTTTTCGCTATTAAAGATGCAATTACAGCAGCCAGAGCAGAGGTGGGACTTAATGAATGGTTTCCTCTAGATAATCCAGCAACTCCAGAAAGAATTCGGATGGCTTGTGCGGATGATTTAACTAAACCCTTCGCTGGACCAGATTATCGCCCGAAACTGAGCGTGTAA